The following coding sequences are from one Pseudonocardia sp. HH130630-07 window:
- a CDS encoding transposase produces MPEVRKRYDREFRDGAVRVVEETGKPIAQVARDLGVNEGTLGNWVARAREAREDTEGLSRGGVEELKRLRAENAELRMERDVLKRSVVLWVKEATK; encoded by the coding sequence ATGCCAGAGGTACGGAAGCGCTACGACCGGGAGTTCCGTGACGGAGCGGTCCGGGTCGTGGAGGAGACGGGCAAGCCGATCGCCCAGGTCGCCCGTGACCTGGGGGTCAACGAGGGCACGCTGGGCAACTGGGTGGCCCGTGCACGAGAGGCCCGCGAGGACACCGAGGGCCTGTCTCGCGGCGGCGTCGAGGAGCTCAAGCGGCTGCGCGCGGAGAACGCCGAGCTGCGGATGGAGCGTGATGTCCTCAAGCGATCCGTGGTCCTGTGGGTCAAGGAGGCGACGAAGTGA
- the hisC gene encoding histidinol-phosphate transaminase, with product MTLIRPDLDTLPAYVPGRTVPGAIKLASNEVAEPPAQPVLDAIGRAAAGGNRYPDLGVVELTARIADLHGLAPERIAVGCGSVTLCQQLVQVTSPGPGSEVLFAWRSFEAYPIVTQIGGAAIRTVPLDAGHRHDLDAMAAAITERTRLVFVCSPNNPTGPVVRREEFLRFLAAVPRDVLVVLDEAYAEYVTDDDAVHGRPLLDEHPNLVVLRTFSKAYRMAGLRVGYALASEQVATALRKVAPPFGVNSLAQAGAIAALEHREEILAGCADVVRERERVAAELRGLGLAVPPSEANFVWLPLGGRSADFAAHCAGQKVIVRPFPPDGVRVTVSTPEENDRLLAAAAGFDAAGSDDGQPSS from the coding sequence ATGACGCTCATCCGTCCCGATCTGGACACCTTGCCGGCGTACGTCCCCGGCCGCACCGTCCCCGGGGCGATCAAGCTCGCCAGCAACGAGGTCGCCGAGCCGCCGGCGCAGCCGGTGCTGGACGCGATCGGCCGCGCCGCCGCCGGCGGGAACCGCTACCCGGACCTCGGGGTCGTCGAGCTGACCGCCCGGATCGCGGACCTGCACGGGCTCGCACCGGAGCGGATCGCCGTCGGCTGCGGCTCGGTCACGCTGTGCCAGCAGCTCGTGCAGGTCACCTCGCCGGGCCCGGGCTCGGAGGTGCTGTTCGCCTGGCGCTCGTTCGAGGCGTACCCGATCGTCACCCAGATCGGCGGCGCCGCGATCCGGACGGTGCCGCTGGACGCCGGGCACCGGCACGACCTGGACGCGATGGCCGCCGCGATCACCGAGCGGACCCGGCTGGTGTTCGTCTGCAGCCCGAACAACCCGACCGGGCCGGTCGTGCGGCGCGAGGAGTTCCTGCGGTTCCTCGCCGCCGTCCCCCGGGACGTGCTGGTGGTGCTCGACGAGGCCTACGCCGAGTACGTGACCGACGACGACGCGGTGCACGGCAGGCCGCTGCTCGACGAGCACCCGAACCTGGTGGTGCTGCGGACGTTCTCCAAGGCCTACCGGATGGCCGGGCTGCGGGTCGGCTACGCGCTGGCGTCCGAGCAGGTCGCGACCGCGCTGCGCAAGGTGGCCCCGCCGTTCGGCGTCAACTCGCTGGCCCAGGCGGGCGCGATCGCCGCGCTGGAGCACCGGGAGGAGATCCTGGCCGGCTGCGCGGACGTCGTCCGGGAACGCGAGCGGGTCGCCGCCGAGCTGCGCGGGCTCGGCCTCGCCGTGCCGCCGAGCGAGGCGAACTTCGTCTGGCTGCCGCTCGGCGGGCGCTCCGCGGACTTCGCCGCGCACTGCGCCGGGCAGAAGGTGATCGTGCGGCCGTTCCCGCCGGACGGCGTCCGGGTCACGGTGTCGACGCCGGAGGAGAACGACCGGCTGCTGGCCGCCGCCGCAGGATTCGACGCAGCGGGGTCCGACGACGGTCAGCCGTCGAGCTGA
- a CDS encoding response regulator transcription factor, with amino-acid sequence MERRLCVLLALPPSATSSSLGRGLRRDLGAEGVELVVASDGIELLDVMRAGSANLLVLDMELPGPDPAVLLGAVHAESPPTPVITVVPRERRAGVLGLLRGDRDDFLIRPFAADELAARIRLRLRAAAGLPSPTVLGHGGLAVDVDAGQVFADGRRVSLSPTEYALLLALAERAGQVVTHDELSRRAWSEPVSANLVQVYVSYLRRKIGPERIRTVRGAGYQLDG; translated from the coding sequence GTGGAGCGGCGGCTGTGCGTCCTGCTCGCCCTCCCGCCGTCCGCCACCTCGTCGTCGCTCGGCCGCGGGCTGCGCCGGGACCTCGGCGCCGAGGGGGTCGAGCTGGTGGTCGCGTCCGACGGCATCGAGCTGCTGGACGTGATGCGCGCCGGTTCGGCGAACCTGCTGGTCCTCGACATGGAGCTGCCGGGCCCGGACCCGGCGGTCCTGCTCGGGGCGGTGCACGCGGAGTCGCCGCCGACCCCGGTGATCACCGTCGTGCCGCGCGAGCGCCGGGCCGGGGTGCTCGGCCTGCTCCGCGGGGACCGGGACGACTTCCTCATCCGGCCGTTCGCCGCCGACGAGCTGGCCGCCCGCATCCGGTTGCGGCTGCGCGCCGCGGCCGGGCTGCCCTCGCCGACCGTGCTCGGGCACGGCGGCCTCGCCGTGGACGTCGACGCCGGTCAGGTCTTCGCCGACGGCCGCCGGGTGTCGCTGTCCCCGACCGAGTACGCGCTGCTGCTGGCGCTCGCCGAGCGGGCCGGGCAGGTCGTCACGCACGACGAGCTGTCCCGCCGTGCCTGGTCCGAGCCGGTGTCGGCGAACCTGGTCCAGGTCTACGTCTCCTACCTGCGCCGCAAGATCGGCCCGGAGCGGATCCGGACCGTGCGCGGCGCCGGCTATCAGCTCGACGGCTGA
- a CDS encoding glycoside hydrolase family 16 protein — translation MTASGRHRAQPASDDGDDSTHGGTTAAHAAPDREVTGVTIADLHEPAGADPDAAPGAQPDGSVVEIDRSEGTRRSRLRRFGPLGIGAAAVLAATMVITLLQPGAEDPSLITTLVDASRRSVSDGVGTAAEGVGDGGGSRLGDAAEGASGQVGPAIAAAEAAEERAERRRKAAEEAAEDSSGAEDSSRSSGGSSPAAGAVGGAVQVAGDGVQAALQKGWAAIGGDEFAGSALGDGWSAYDGEGHDGAGRRTPDAVTVENGNLVIRGDSEGNTGGIAWGTPQKYGKWEMRARFPAGDKQYHPVLLLWPSEVGWPEGGEIDFAETTSAADDVSFFLHYGASNSQEHAKKDLDITQWHNYAVEWTPDAIIGYIDGVEWFRSTDQQTQPPGPMHATIQLDYFPDGGSPQPSEMQVSWMRQYQ, via the coding sequence GTGACCGCCTCCGGGCGGCACCGCGCACAGCCTGCGAGCGACGACGGAGACGACAGCACCCACGGGGGGACGACCGCCGCCCACGCCGCGCCGGACCGCGAGGTCACCGGCGTCACGATCGCCGACCTGCACGAACCGGCCGGAGCGGACCCCGACGCCGCGCCCGGTGCCCAGCCGGACGGGTCGGTCGTCGAGATCGACCGGTCCGAGGGCACCCGCCGGTCCCGGCTCCGCCGGTTCGGGCCGCTCGGGATCGGCGCCGCCGCGGTGCTCGCCGCGACCATGGTGATCACCCTGCTGCAGCCCGGCGCCGAGGACCCGTCGCTGATCACCACCCTGGTGGACGCCTCGCGCCGGTCGGTGTCCGACGGCGTCGGCACCGCGGCCGAGGGCGTCGGCGACGGCGGTGGCTCCCGGCTCGGTGACGCCGCGGAGGGTGCCTCCGGCCAGGTCGGACCGGCCATCGCCGCGGCCGAGGCCGCCGAGGAGCGCGCCGAGCGCCGGCGCAAGGCGGCCGAGGAGGCCGCCGAGGACTCCTCCGGCGCGGAGGACTCCAGCCGCAGCTCCGGCGGCTCGTCGCCGGCCGCGGGCGCGGTCGGTGGCGCGGTCCAGGTCGCGGGCGACGGCGTGCAGGCCGCGCTGCAGAAGGGCTGGGCGGCGATCGGCGGCGACGAGTTCGCCGGTTCCGCGCTCGGCGACGGCTGGAGCGCCTACGACGGCGAGGGCCACGACGGCGCGGGCCGGCGCACCCCGGACGCGGTGACCGTCGAGAACGGCAACCTCGTGATCCGCGGTGACTCCGAGGGCAACACCGGCGGCATCGCCTGGGGCACCCCGCAGAAGTACGGCAAGTGGGAGATGCGCGCCCGGTTCCCCGCCGGCGACAAGCAGTACCACCCGGTCCTGCTCCTGTGGCCGAGCGAGGTCGGCTGGCCGGAGGGTGGCGAGATCGACTTCGCCGAGACCACCAGCGCGGCCGACGACGTGTCCTTCTTCCTGCACTACGGCGCCAGCAACTCCCAGGAGCACGCCAAGAAGGACCTCGACATCACCCAGTGGCACAACTACGCCGTGGAGTGGACCCCGGACGCGATCATCGGCTACATCGACGGCGTCGAGTGGTTCCGGTCGACCGACCAGCAGACCCAGCCCCCCGGCCCGATGCACGCCACGATCCAGCTCGACTACTTCCCCGACGGCGGGTCGCCCCAGCCCTCGGAGATGCAGGTCTCCTGGATGCGCCAGTACCAGTGA